A portion of the Manihot esculenta cultivar AM560-2 chromosome 2, M.esculenta_v8, whole genome shotgun sequence genome contains these proteins:
- the LOC110609523 gene encoding uncharacterized protein LOC110609523: MADLVKQILTKPIQLADQVIKAADEACAFKQEAAELKSKTEKLAALLRQAARASSDLYERPTRRIIEDTEQVLDKGLALVQKCRANGLVKRVFTIIPTAAFRKMSSQLENSIGDVSWLLRVSASADDRDDEYLGLPPIAANEPILCLIWEQIAILYTGSLDDRSDAAASLVSLARDNDRYGKLIIEEGGVPPLLKLIKEGKMEGQENAARAIGLLGRDSESVEYMIHAGVCIVFAKILKEGPMKVQAVVAWAVSELAANYPKCQDLFAQHNIIRLLVGHLAFETIQEHSKYAITSQKATSIHAVVMASNSSTTAHNVAKPTTNDDDQSRIPHPMGNQTVNQLHNVVTNTIAMNAASKTPQQRPGYNSNGPSQTNVAKFSGNGNNSMKLNHQPHHQQSHSLSGVNIKGRELEDPATKANMKAMAARALWRLAKGNSPICRSITESRALLCFAVLLEKGAKDVQYNSAMALMEITAVAEEDADLRRSAFKPNSPACKAVIDQLLKIVEKADSDLLIPCVKAIGYLARTFRATETRMIAPLVKLLDEREAEVSREASIALTKFACTENYLHLDHSKAIIQAGGEKHLIQLVYFGEQIVQPSALYLLCYIAMHVPDSEQLAQAKVLTVLEWASKQSFVTQDETIEALVDDAKSKLELYQSRGSRGFH; encoded by the coding sequence ATGGCGGACTTGGTGAAACAAATCTTGACAAAGCCTATCCAACTAGCTGACCAAGTAATCAAAGCTGCTGATGAAGCTTGCGCTTTCAAACAAGAAGCTGCTGAACTCAAATCCAAGACTGAAAAGCTCGCTGCTTTACTACGGCAAGCCGCTCGCGCCAGCTCCGACCTGTACGAGCGCCCTACGCGCCGGATCATTGAAGACACGGAGCAAGTTCTTGATAAGGGTCTGGCCCTGGTACAGAAATGCAGAGCTAACGGCCTCGTGAAACGCGTTTTCACTATTATCCCGACAGCTGCGTTTCGCAAAATGTCGTCTCAGTTGGAAAATTCGATCGGCGATGTGTCGTGGCTTTTGCGTGTATCGGCGTCGGCTGATGATCGAGACGATGAGTACTTGGGATTGCCTCCGATTGCTGCTAACGAGCCAATTCTCTGTCTTATATGGGAACAGATTGCGATTCTCTACACTGGATCACTGGATGATAGATCTGATGCTGCGGCTTCGCTGGTTTCGCTGGCGAGAGACAACGATCGCTATGGGAAGCTGATAATTGAAGAGGGAGGGGTTCCACCTCTGCTGAAATTGATCAAAGAAGGGAAAATGGAAGGCCAAGAGAACGCCGCAAGAGCGATTGGTCTATTGGGTCGTGATTCGGAAAGCGTTGAATACATGATCCACGCCGGTGTTTGTATTGTGTTTGCGAAAATACTCAAAGAAGGTCCCATGAAAGTTCAAGCTGTAGTGGCTTGGGCTGTTTCTGAGCTTGCGGCGAATTATCCCAAATGCCAAGATCTTTTTGCGCAGCATAATATAATTCGGTTGCTGGTTGGTCATCTAGCATTTGAGACAATTCAAGAGCATAGCAAGTATGCCATTACCAGCCAGAAAGCCACTTCGATCCATGCGGTTGTGATGGCCAGTAATAGTTCGACTACTGCTCATAATGTGGCAAAGCCAACAACAAACGATGATGATCAGAGTCGAATTCCTCATCCTATGGGTAATCAGACTGTAAATCAGTTACACAATGTGGTCACCAATACTATTGCTATGAATGCAGCATCCAAGACGCCACAGCAACGACCTGGTTATAATAGTAATGGACCAAGCCAAACCAACGTTGCCAAGTTCAGTGGTAATGGAAACAACAGTATGAAGCTGAATCATCAGCCCCACCATCAACAGAGTCATTCGCTTTCTGGGGTTAACATTAAGGGCAGGGAACTGGAAGACCCTGCTACGAAGGCTAATATGAAAGCAATGGCAGCCAGAGCACTTTGGCGTCTGGCCAAGGGAAATTCCCCAATTTGCCGCAGCATAACCGAGTCAAGAGCACTCTTGTGCTTTGCAGTTCTATTAGAGAAGGGAGCTAAAGATGTTCAATACAATTCTGCCATGGCTTTGATGGAGATCACAGCAGTAGCAGAAGAAGACGCTGATTTAAGAAGATCAGCATTCAAGCCTAATTCGCCTGCTTGCAAAGCTGTCATTGATCAATTGCTGAAGATCGTTGAAAAAGCTGATTCAGACCTCCTTATACCATGTGTCAAGGCTATAGGGTATCTAGCAAGGACATTTCGAGCAACAGAGACCAGAATGATTGCCCCATTGGTTAAACTTCTGGACGAGAGAGAAGCTGAGGTTTCTAGGGAGGCTTCAATTGCCCTCACAAAATTTGCCTGCACAGAAAACTATCTCCACCTTGATCATTCCAAGGCAATCATACAAGCTGGAGGGGAAAAGCACCTAATCCAGCTTGTCTACTTTGGGGAGCAAATAGTTCAACCTTCAGCATTATATCTTCTATGCTACATTGCAATGCATGTCCCAGACAGCGAGCAGCTAGCACAAGCTAAGGTGCTCACAGTGCTAGAATGGGCTTCCAAGCAATCATTTGTGACTCAAGATGAAACAATTGAAGCATTAGTAGACGACGCCAAAAGCAAATTGGAGCTTTATCAGTCCAGAGGTTCAAGGGGATTCCATTAA